From Mucilaginibacter inviolabilis, a single genomic window includes:
- a CDS encoding NADP-dependent isocitrate dehydrogenase yields MSKIKVENPVVELDGDEMTRIIWKFIKDRLIIPYLDLDIKYYDLGIEYRDETNDQVTIDAANAILKYGVGIKCATITPDEARVEEFGLKQMWKSPNGTIRNILDGTVFREPIVMANVPRLVPNWTAPICIGRHAFGDQYRATDFLTKGKGKLTVTFTPEDGGAEQSYEVYNFKGDGVALTMYNTDESIKGFAHACFNQALMKGWPLYLSTKNTILKKYDGRFKDIFEEIYQQDYKQKFAEAGITYEHRLIDDMVASALKWNGNFVWACKNYDGDVQSDTVAQGFGSLGLMTSTLVTPDGTVMEAEAAHGTVTRHYREHQAGRPTSTNPIASIFAWTRGLEFRGILDKNDELVNFCKTLEQVCIETVESGKMTKDLAITIKPKVEHGIDYLYTEEFLEAINENLKAKLGK; encoded by the coding sequence ATGTCAAAAATTAAAGTAGAAAATCCGGTAGTTGAACTGGATGGCGATGAAATGACCCGAATTATCTGGAAATTTATCAAAGACAGATTGATAATTCCTTATCTGGACCTTGATATCAAATATTATGATCTGGGTATCGAGTATCGTGATGAAACTAATGATCAGGTGACCATTGATGCCGCTAATGCTATCTTAAAATATGGTGTAGGTATCAAATGTGCCACTATTACACCTGATGAGGCCCGTGTAGAAGAGTTTGGCTTAAAACAAATGTGGAAATCGCCAAACGGAACTATCCGTAACATTTTGGACGGTACCGTTTTCCGCGAACCTATTGTAATGGCTAATGTGCCGCGTTTGGTTCCTAACTGGACTGCTCCTATATGTATTGGCCGTCATGCCTTTGGCGATCAGTACCGCGCTACCGATTTTTTAACTAAAGGAAAAGGTAAACTAACCGTAACTTTTACTCCCGAAGATGGTGGAGCTGAGCAATCATACGAAGTGTATAATTTTAAGGGCGATGGTGTTGCTTTAACCATGTATAACACAGATGAATCTATAAAAGGATTTGCACACGCTTGTTTTAACCAGGCGCTTATGAAAGGCTGGCCTTTATACTTATCAACTAAAAACACCATCCTGAAAAAATATGATGGTCGTTTTAAAGATATTTTTGAAGAAATCTATCAGCAGGATTATAAACAAAAATTTGCTGAAGCGGGCATTACTTACGAGCACCGCCTGATTGATGACATGGTTGCATCTGCATTAAAATGGAATGGTAACTTTGTATGGGCTTGTAAAAATTACGATGGCGACGTACAGTCAGATACGGTTGCACAAGGTTTTGGCTCATTAGGTTTAATGACCTCTACTTTAGTTACACCAGATGGTACTGTTATGGAAGCCGAAGCAGCGCATGGTACAGTGACCCGTCACTATCGTGAGCACCAGGCTGGCCGTCCAACGTCTACAAACCCAATTGCGTCAATCTTTGCATGGACACGTGGTTTAGAGTTCCGTGGTATACTGGATAAAAACGATGAGCTTGTTAACTTCTGCAAAACTTTAGAGCAGGTTTGTATAGAAACTGTTGAAAGTGGCAAAATGACTAAAGATTTGGCCATCACTATAAAACCAAAAGTGGAACATGGTATTGATTACCTGTACACCGAAGAGTTTTTAGAAGCTATAAACGAAAACCTGAAAGCTAAATTAGGTAAATAA
- a CDS encoding YdeI/OmpD-associated family protein: MMEQYDNRVDLYINQAADFAKPILEYIREVVHEASPLITETVKWGMPFFDYKGPVCQMAAFKQHCAFGFWRWSLISGDLKPTEDASAGSFGRVMSIADLPAKETLMAYVLRGIELNEKGIKKASPKKAPSEKAELVIPDYFIDFLAAYPKAVQVFYDFSYSHKKEYVEWITDAKTEATRQKRMETAAEWIAEGKSRNWKYK; encoded by the coding sequence ATGATGGAACAATACGATAATCGGGTTGATCTTTATATTAACCAAGCGGCTGATTTTGCAAAACCAATACTGGAGTATATCCGGGAGGTGGTTCATGAAGCATCGCCTTTAATCACCGAAACCGTAAAATGGGGAATGCCATTTTTTGATTATAAAGGACCGGTATGTCAAATGGCTGCCTTTAAACAGCATTGCGCCTTTGGCTTCTGGCGATGGTCGCTTATAAGTGGTGATTTAAAACCTACAGAGGATGCTTCTGCAGGCAGTTTTGGTCGTGTTATGAGTATTGCTGATCTTCCTGCCAAAGAAACGCTGATGGCGTACGTATTGCGTGGTATCGAACTAAATGAAAAAGGCATAAAAAAAGCCAGCCCGAAAAAAGCTCCTTCCGAAAAAGCTGAATTAGTGATCCCTGATTATTTTATTGATTTTTTAGCTGCTTACCCTAAAGCTGTACAGGTGTTTTATGATTTTAGTTATTCCCATAAAAAGGAATACGTAGAATGGATTACCGATGCTAAAACAGAAGCTACCCGCCAAAAAAGAATGGAAACCGCTGCTGAATGGATAGCTGAAGGTAAATCAAGAAATTGGAAATATAAGTAA
- the mtgA gene encoding monofunctional biosynthetic peptidoglycan transglycosylase produces the protein MKRTPAPSSKKGSKSKSKSWFSKLKNNGIARLLFRVIKLTFLLFVGLSLLGVLFYRFVNPPFTWLMIERGFQRKAAGKDWKIDKQWKDFDDISDNMKRAAVAAEDQTFLEHHGFDFQAIEKAIEKNAHSKKLIGGSTISQQVAKNVFLWDGRSLLRKGIEAYFTVLIETFWSKKRIMEVYLNEIEMGDGIYGIEAASQAYFHKSAADLTKHEAAAIAVIFPSPLRWSATNPTPYLKHRQYLIMKNMRRLGPLDF, from the coding sequence GTGAAACGCACTCCCGCCCCATCGTCAAAAAAAGGCTCAAAATCAAAGTCAAAGTCCTGGTTTTCAAAACTTAAAAACAATGGCATTGCCCGGCTTTTATTTAGAGTTATAAAACTTACCTTTTTACTCTTTGTAGGGCTAAGCTTGCTGGGTGTGTTATTTTACCGTTTTGTAAACCCTCCTTTTACCTGGTTGATGATAGAACGCGGTTTTCAGCGTAAAGCCGCCGGCAAGGATTGGAAGATTGACAAGCAATGGAAAGATTTTGATGATATATCTGACAATATGAAACGAGCAGCGGTTGCCGCCGAAGACCAAACCTTCCTGGAGCATCACGGCTTCGATTTCCAGGCCATTGAAAAAGCTATTGAAAAAAATGCGCACAGTAAAAAGCTCATTGGTGGCAGCACTATATCGCAGCAGGTGGCCAAGAACGTTTTTTTATGGGATGGCCGTTCCCTGTTACGTAAAGGCATCGAAGCTTATTTTACGGTATTGATAGAAACCTTCTGGAGTAAAAAGCGTATCATGGAGGTTTATTTAAATGAGATTGAAATGGGTGATGGTATCTACGGTATTGAAGCTGCCTCACAAGCCTATTTTCATAAATCAGCCGCTGACCTAACCAAACATGAAGCAGCGGCCATAGCAGTGATATTCCCGAGCCCGCTCAGATGGTCGGCCACCAATCCTACCCCTTATTTAAAACACCGGCAATATCTGATCATGAAAAATATGCGCAGATTAGGTCCGTTGGATTTTTAA
- a CDS encoding (Fe-S)-binding protein, which translates to MIAQVIFIIILGVAVYLFAKNVAKIKRNILLGKDTDRSDRPAERWKVMAKVALGQTKMVKRPVAAVMHFFIYIGFVIINLEVLEIMIDGVSGSHRIFSHPLGSLYGFLIGSFEVLAVLVLTACVVFLCRRNIVHLKRFTGTEMTKWPRSDANYILITEILLMSAFLTMNAADYKLQLLHFSHYVKAGSFPVSSLIAPLLPNNASALEMVERSCWWFHIIGILAFLNYLPYSKHFHILLAFPNTYYSNLNNKGKFTNMASVTNEVKAMLDPSFVPENTGEPGRFGAKDVTDLSWKNLMEAYTCTECGRCTSVCPANITGKLLSPRKIMMDTRDRLTEVGNNLDKHGKDHNDGKTLLDNYITREELWACTTCNACAEACPVNINPLEIITEMRRYIVMEESQAPASLNNMFGNVENNGAPWKYSQADRFNWANNE; encoded by the coding sequence ATGATTGCACAAGTTATATTTATTATCATTTTAGGGGTTGCCGTTTACCTGTTTGCCAAAAACGTGGCTAAAATAAAGCGTAATATTTTGCTGGGGAAAGATACTGACCGATCTGACCGGCCAGCCGAGCGCTGGAAAGTAATGGCAAAGGTAGCTTTGGGACAAACTAAGATGGTAAAACGTCCGGTTGCTGCCGTTATGCATTTTTTTATCTACATCGGTTTTGTGATCATTAACCTGGAAGTGTTGGAAATCATGATCGATGGGGTATCCGGTTCACATCGTATATTTTCTCATCCGTTAGGAAGTTTGTATGGCTTTTTGATAGGAAGCTTTGAAGTATTAGCGGTGTTGGTACTTACGGCCTGCGTTGTTTTTCTTTGTAGGCGTAACATTGTCCATTTAAAACGGTTTACAGGCACCGAGATGACCAAATGGCCGCGGTCTGACGCCAATTATATCCTCATTACAGAAATCTTGTTAATGAGCGCTTTTTTAACTATGAATGCTGCCGATTATAAACTGCAGTTATTGCATTTTAGTCATTATGTTAAAGCGGGTAGCTTTCCGGTAAGTTCGTTAATAGCCCCGTTATTGCCCAATAATGCCAGCGCTTTGGAAATGGTTGAACGGTCTTGCTGGTGGTTCCACATTATAGGAATATTGGCTTTTTTAAATTATTTGCCATATTCCAAGCATTTCCATATTCTGCTGGCTTTTCCCAATACTTATTACTCCAACCTGAATAACAAAGGCAAGTTTACCAATATGGCGTCGGTTACTAATGAAGTAAAGGCCATGCTTGATCCCTCTTTTGTTCCGGAGAACACAGGTGAACCCGGACGTTTCGGCGCCAAAGATGTTACCGACCTGAGTTGGAAAAATCTGATGGAGGCCTATACTTGTACCGAGTGTGGCAGATGTACTTCCGTGTGCCCGGCTAATATCACTGGGAAGCTGTTATCACCCCGGAAAATTATGATGGATACCCGCGACAGGCTTACCGAAGTGGGTAATAATTTGGATAAGCATGGCAAAGACCATAATGATGGTAAAACACTATTGGATAACTATATCACCCGAGAAGAACTTTGGGCTTGTACTACCTGTAATGCCTGCGCTGAGGCCTGCCCGGTAAATATTAATCCGTTGGAGATCATTACAGAAATGCGTCGTTATATCGTAATGGAAGAGTCGCAGGCGCCGGCCAGCCTCAACAATATGTTTGGCAATGTAGAGAATAACGGAGCTCCATGGAAATACAGCCAGGCCGATAGATTTAATTGGGCGAATAATGAGTAA
- the rplI gene encoding 50S ribosomal protein L9, with translation MEVILKQDVKNLGDKDDVVNVKPGYGRNYLLPKGYAILATESARKVLAENLKQAQFKQEKIRKDADAIAARLEGVKLNIGAKAGESGKIFGAINTIQIADALKKEGFEVDRRRITFDQEPKFVGEYIANVNLHKEVKVQVPFSVVAE, from the coding sequence ATGGAAGTTATTTTAAAACAAGATGTAAAAAACCTGGGTGATAAAGACGATGTAGTAAACGTTAAACCAGGTTATGGCCGTAACTACCTTTTACCAAAAGGCTACGCCATACTAGCTACAGAAAGCGCTCGCAAAGTTTTAGCTGAAAACTTGAAACAAGCTCAGTTTAAACAAGAAAAAATCCGTAAGGATGCTGATGCGATAGCTGCCCGTTTAGAAGGCGTTAAACTTAACATTGGCGCTAAAGCCGGTGAAAGCGGTAAAATTTTCGGTGCCATCAACACTATTCAAATTGCTGATGCATTGAAAAAAGAAGGCTTTGAAGTTGACCGTCGTCGTATTACTTTTGATCAGGAGCCTAAGTTTGTTGGTGAATACATCGCAAACGTAAACCTGCACAAAGAAGTAAAAGTACAGGTTCCTTTCTCAGTAGTAGCTGAGTAA
- a CDS encoding DUF2750 domain-containing protein — translation MLQDTATTELKYKLFIEKTAASKLVWALKSKNGWANSHSNDSEDVDVIPFWSDRAYAKACARDDWKGYLPVEIPLAEFLENWCMEMADNEVLAGINWDANMFGKENTALALAVDILEQLNSINSAISFKNYSSINEFITEISESLD, via the coding sequence ATGTTACAGGATACAGCAACTACCGAATTAAAATATAAACTATTTATAGAAAAAACGGCCGCGTCAAAACTGGTGTGGGCGTTAAAAAGCAAAAATGGCTGGGCTAACTCTCATTCTAATGACAGTGAAGATGTGGATGTGATCCCATTTTGGTCAGACAGAGCCTATGCCAAGGCCTGTGCCAGGGATGATTGGAAGGGTTACTTGCCTGTTGAAATCCCATTGGCCGAGTTTTTGGAAAACTGGTGTATGGAGATGGCTGATAATGAAGTATTAGCCGGGATTAATTGGGATGCCAATATGTTTGGAAAGGAAAATACTGCTTTAGCTTTAGCCGTTGATATCTTAGAACAATTGAATTCTATTAACTCAGCAATTAGCTTTAAAAATTATAGCAGTATAAACGAATTTATAACCGAGATCAGTGAGTCGCTTGATTAA
- the rpsR gene encoding 30S ribosomal protein S18 translates to MANEQIKYVTAPKVEDNRKKYCRFKKNGIKYIDYKDANFLLKFINDQGKVLPRRLTGTSLKFQRKVAQAVKRARHIGLLPYVTDSLK, encoded by the coding sequence ATGGCTAACGAACAAATTAAATACGTTACCGCTCCCAAAGTGGAGGATAACCGTAAAAAATACTGCCGTTTCAAAAAGAACGGTATTAAGTATATTGATTACAAAGACGCTAACTTTTTATTAAAGTTCATTAACGATCAGGGTAAAGTATTACCACGTCGCTTAACCGGTACTTCATTAAAGTTCCAGCGTAAAGTGGCTCAAGCCGTTAAACGCGCACGTCACATTGGTTTATTACCTTACGTTACAGATTCATTAAAATAA
- a CDS encoding (Fe-S)-binding protein, producing MDQKIPTMADMAAQGQEPEILFWVGCAGSFDERAQKITRDICKILQHVGINYAVLGTEESCTGDPAKRAGNEFLFQMLAMTNIQVLDGYNIKKIVTGCPHCFNTIKNEYPGLGGNYEVIHHSQLIQQLIDEGKLRAEGGESFKGKRISFHDPCYLGRGNNVYEAPRAALEILDTELVELKRCKSNGLCCGAGGGQMFKEPEPGKKEINMERMVDILEAKSQVVAAACPFCMTMLTDGVKHQDKEQEIQVLDIAEITVRANGL from the coding sequence ATGGATCAAAAAATACCTACCATGGCCGATATGGCCGCGCAAGGACAAGAACCCGAGATATTGTTTTGGGTTGGCTGTGCCGGTAGTTTTGACGAAAGAGCACAAAAGATAACCCGTGATATTTGTAAAATATTGCAACATGTGGGAATTAACTACGCCGTTTTAGGGACCGAGGAAAGCTGTACCGGCGACCCGGCCAAACGGGCCGGTAATGAATTTTTATTTCAGATGCTGGCCATGACCAATATACAGGTGCTTGATGGTTATAATATTAAAAAAATAGTGACCGGTTGCCCACACTGTTTTAACACCATCAAAAATGAGTATCCAGGTTTAGGTGGTAATTATGAAGTGATCCATCATTCGCAGCTTATCCAGCAGTTGATTGATGAAGGAAAGCTTCGTGCAGAAGGCGGAGAAAGCTTTAAGGGTAAACGTATCAGCTTTCATGATCCATGCTATTTGGGTCGGGGTAATAATGTTTATGAAGCACCGCGAGCAGCCCTTGAAATTTTAGATACGGAACTGGTGGAGCTGAAACGCTGCAAGTCAAACGGCTTATGCTGTGGTGCGGGTGGCGGCCAAATGTTTAAAGAGCCGGAACCCGGCAAAAAAGAGATCAACATGGAACGTATGGTTGACATCCTGGAAGCAAAATCGCAGGTTGTTGCCGCTGCCTGTCCGTTTTGCATGACTATGCTTACCGATGGTGTAAAACATCAGGATAAGGAACAGGAGATACAGGTGTTGGACATTGCCGAGATTACTGTTCGGGCAAATGGTTTATAG
- a CDS encoding ABC transporter ATPase, translating into MEFSQHSRVWIYQSDRKLTDPEVAQIQEELDDFTTGWTAHNNQLKAGAEIRYNRFLILIVDESQEGASGCSIDKSVHFMKHLEQHYHINLFDRFNLAYREGGEVLSLPRHAFEDLLKQGKINTETIVYNNMVQNVTELESKWEVPFKNSWHIQLFRDLVS; encoded by the coding sequence ATGGAATTTTCTCAACACTCAAGAGTTTGGATATATCAGTCTGACCGGAAATTAACTGATCCTGAAGTGGCACAGATACAGGAGGAACTGGATGATTTTACCACCGGTTGGACGGCCCACAATAACCAGTTAAAAGCCGGTGCCGAAATCAGGTATAACCGCTTTTTGATTTTAATAGTTGATGAAAGTCAGGAAGGTGCCAGTGGATGCTCTATTGACAAATCGGTTCATTTTATGAAGCATCTGGAGCAGCACTATCACATCAATCTGTTCGACAGGTTTAATCTGGCTTACAGGGAAGGTGGAGAGGTGCTTTCACTACCACGACATGCTTTTGAAGACCTTTTGAAACAAGGGAAGATAAATACCGAAACCATTGTTTATAATAACATGGTGCAAAATGTAACTGAACTGGAAAGCAAATGGGAAGTACCTTTTAAAAATAGCTGGCATATACAATTATTCAGAGATCTGGTTAGCTAA
- the rpsF gene encoding 30S ribosomal protein S6, which translates to MQQYEIVIVLTPLLSEETAKEGIAKFSKILTDGGAEIVQEDNWGLRKLAYPIQKKTTGYYHLTEFKAPGELINKLEVELRRDERVLRFLTIALDKHAIAYNDKKRSGAFNKKPAAKVEDAN; encoded by the coding sequence ATGCAACAGTACGAAATCGTGATCGTTCTAACCCCGTTGTTATCAGAAGAAACTGCTAAAGAAGGCATTGCCAAATTTAGCAAAATCTTAACTGATGGCGGAGCCGAAATTGTCCAGGAGGATAATTGGGGTTTGAGAAAATTAGCGTACCCTATTCAAAAAAAGACTACAGGGTACTATCACTTAACTGAATTTAAGGCTCCAGGTGAATTAATTAACAAATTGGAGGTAGAGTTAAGGCGCGATGAGCGTGTTTTGCGTTTCCTGACCATTGCTTTGGATAAACATGCCATTGCTTACAATGACAAAAAACGCAGCGGTGCTTTTAACAAAAAACCAGCAGCTAAAGTGGAGGACGCAAACTAA
- a CDS encoding response regulator has product MIVPAPLVNACIIDNNKIYAYGFKKLLSIKDLSNQVTHFSNGSEAISHLKDPCNAYNLPDIIFLDLSMPVMDGWEFMKEFEEIKSQLGKKIFIYILSSSIDSHDVDRAKSIPSVSGYIFKPVDVPRLQEIFKNLQGIARQ; this is encoded by the coding sequence ATGATTGTACCCGCTCCTCTGGTTAATGCCTGTATTATTGATAATAACAAAATTTACGCTTACGGATTTAAAAAACTACTCAGTATCAAAGACCTGAGCAATCAGGTTACGCATTTTAGTAATGGCAGTGAAGCAATCTCCCATTTAAAAGATCCTTGCAACGCTTACAATTTACCTGATATTATATTTCTTGACCTTAGTATGCCTGTAATGGATGGCTGGGAGTTTATGAAAGAATTTGAGGAAATAAAATCACAGTTGGGGAAAAAAATCTTCATTTATATACTCAGCTCCTCTATTGACTCACACGATGTTGATCGTGCAAAAAGTATCCCATCTGTTTCGGGCTACATTTTTAAGCCGGTAGACGTTCCACGCCTTCAGGAGATCTTCAAAAACCTGCAAGGAATAGCAAGGCAGTAA
- a CDS encoding type I phosphomannose isomerase catalytic subunit: MSTLYPLKFKTIYKDKIWGGQKIKTYLHKDFGALPNCGETWEISGVKSDVSVVANGELAGESLADLLEKYQSELVGQKVYEHFGNIFPLLVKFIDANEDLSIQVHPNDELAKKRHNSFGKTEMWYVIEADPGSTLIAGFNQGLNEQIYLDKFNSGHLTDILNKEDVTAGDVFFLPAGRVHTIGKGLLIAEIQQTSDITYRIYDFDRVDDKGNKRELHTQEALAAIDYKHYPEYKTSYQPKKDETVKLVTCPYFTTNLLDFTHSTSKDYSTLDSFVIHVCVEGAYAIKYNGEQYEVKMGECILLPKSIDQVELETTGGFKILESYIE, translated from the coding sequence ATGTCAACATTATATCCGTTAAAATTTAAAACCATTTATAAAGATAAAATTTGGGGTGGTCAAAAAATCAAAACCTATCTGCATAAAGATTTTGGTGCTTTACCTAACTGTGGCGAAACCTGGGAAATATCAGGTGTAAAATCTGATGTGTCTGTAGTTGCCAACGGGGAACTGGCCGGTGAATCACTGGCAGACTTGTTGGAGAAATATCAAAGCGAACTGGTAGGCCAAAAAGTTTACGAGCATTTTGGTAACATATTTCCCTTGCTGGTAAAGTTTATTGATGCCAATGAAGATTTGTCTATCCAGGTACACCCGAATGATGAACTGGCCAAAAAGCGCCATAATTCATTTGGAAAAACCGAGATGTGGTATGTTATTGAAGCCGACCCTGGTTCAACCTTGATTGCTGGTTTTAATCAGGGACTTAACGAGCAGATTTACCTGGATAAATTTAACAGTGGTCATCTTACAGATATCTTGAATAAGGAAGATGTAACAGCGGGCGATGTATTCTTTTTGCCGGCTGGTAGGGTACACACCATTGGTAAAGGTTTGCTGATCGCCGAAATCCAACAAACATCGGATATTACTTACCGTATATACGATTTTGACCGGGTTGATGATAAAGGCAACAAACGGGAGTTGCACACCCAGGAAGCACTTGCCGCTATCGACTATAAACACTACCCGGAATATAAAACCAGTTATCAGCCTAAAAAGGACGAAACCGTAAAGCTGGTTACTTGTCCTTATTTTACAACTAACCTGCTCGATTTTACGCATAGCACCTCTAAAGATTACTCAACTCTTGATTCATTTGTAATTCATGTGTGTGTAGAGGGAGCTTACGCTATAAAGTATAATGGTGAGCAATATGAAGTAAAAATGGGTGAATGCATTTTACTGCCAAAAAGCATCGATCAGGTGGAGTTGGAAACAACCGGTGGCTTTAAAATATTGGAAAGCTATATTGAATAA
- a CDS encoding DNA polymerase III subunit gamma/tau, with the protein MDNFIVSARKYRPATFETVVGQQHITNTLKNAIRNNQLAQAFLFCGPRGVGKTTCARILAKTINCTNLQPNGEACGECASCKAFENGNSFNVHELDAASNNSVDDIRSLIDQVRIPPQAARYKVYIIDEVHMLSQAAFNAFLKTLEEPPHYAIFILATTEKHKILPTILSRCQIFDFNRIRVEDMAAHLASIAGKENISYEPDGLHIIAQKADGGLRDALSMFDQIVSFSGGKVTYRSVIDNLNILDYDYYFNITDSLLQEDTGKALLFFDEILSRGFDGAHFIAGLCEHFRNLLVSKDQSTLKLLEVSEGIKSKYLQQSQSSPVSFLLSAMNIANQCDINYKLSKNQRLQVELALLKMCHLPSAFNMVASPLTATSATDGSLKKKPDTSAVAAPAQANKINNDAAVLSDTPLSYNTTKPQNVENKQVAEVKEQAPAEKPKIFIPSPSLGSLSIKIPSLTDTGKTVEEEAEEEDPYLKGNDRDDFTMDNFLQCWSDFAAKIKADGKKNLVTIFIANAPRMLKPYEFEIVVGTKLQENLFKEERPALHNYLRGRLRNFTIEVNARVDEQEVVRKPYTAVEKFQYLAARNPQLVDLRNRFNLDFD; encoded by the coding sequence GTGGATAATTTTATTGTTTCGGCTCGTAAATACCGCCCGGCTACTTTTGAAACTGTTGTTGGTCAGCAACATATAACCAACACACTTAAAAACGCTATTAGAAATAATCAGCTGGCTCAGGCATTTTTATTCTGCGGGCCGCGTGGTGTGGGAAAAACTACCTGCGCACGCATCCTGGCCAAAACTATCAATTGTACCAATTTACAACCTAATGGCGAGGCTTGTGGCGAGTGCGCCTCCTGTAAAGCGTTTGAGAATGGAAATTCTTTTAACGTACATGAACTGGATGCCGCATCAAACAATTCGGTTGATGATATCAGGAGCCTGATAGACCAGGTACGTATACCACCACAGGCAGCACGGTATAAAGTTTATATTATTGATGAGGTGCACATGCTGTCGCAGGCGGCTTTTAACGCTTTTTTGAAAACGCTGGAAGAACCACCTCATTACGCCATATTTATATTGGCTACTACCGAGAAACATAAAATACTGCCCACTATACTTTCACGCTGCCAGATATTTGATTTTAACCGTATCCGCGTAGAGGATATGGCTGCGCATCTGGCATCTATTGCTGGTAAAGAGAATATTAGCTATGAGCCTGATGGTCTACATATTATAGCGCAAAAAGCCGATGGCGGTTTACGTGACGCTTTATCCATGTTTGACCAGATCGTTAGTTTTTCTGGTGGTAAGGTTACCTATCGCTCGGTAATTGATAACCTGAACATACTTGATTACGATTACTATTTTAACATAACCGATAGCCTGCTACAGGAAGATACGGGCAAGGCACTGTTATTTTTTGACGAAATATTATCACGCGGATTTGACGGGGCTCATTTTATAGCCGGCTTGTGTGAGCATTTTCGCAATCTGCTGGTAAGTAAAGATCAGTCAACTTTAAAATTATTGGAGGTAAGCGAGGGAATTAAGAGTAAATACCTGCAGCAATCGCAAAGCAGCCCGGTATCGTTTTTACTTTCGGCTATGAATATTGCCAACCAGTGCGATATCAATTATAAGCTAAGTAAAAATCAGCGACTCCAGGTTGAGCTCGCATTGCTCAAAATGTGCCATTTGCCCTCGGCATTTAATATGGTGGCTTCGCCGCTTACAGCAACATCCGCCACCGACGGGTCATTAAAAAAAAAACCTGATACCTCAGCAGTAGCGGCGCCGGCACAAGCCAATAAGATCAATAATGATGCGGCTGTATTAAGCGACACACCCCTGTCTTATAATACAACAAAACCGCAAAACGTTGAAAATAAACAGGTAGCAGAAGTAAAAGAGCAAGCACCTGCCGAAAAGCCTAAAATATTTATACCCTCGCCAAGTCTGGGTTCGTTATCCATAAAAATACCTTCACTTACAGATACCGGTAAAACGGTTGAAGAAGAAGCAGAGGAGGAAGATCCTTATTTAAAAGGAAATGACCGAGATGATTTTACCATGGACAATTTTTTACAGTGCTGGAGCGATTTTGCCGCAAAAATTAAGGCAGATGGTAAAAAGAACCTGGTAACTATTTTTATAGCTAATGCTCCACGGATGCTTAAGCCCTATGAGTTTGAGATAGTGGTTGGCACCAAACTGCAGGAAAACTTATTTAAGGAAGAAAGACCAGCTTTGCACAATTATCTGCGGGGGCGGTTAAGAAACTTTACTATTGAAGTAAATGCCCGTGTTGACGAACAGGAGGTAGTTAGAAAGCCATATACGGCTGTTGAGAAATTTCAGTACCTGGCTGCCCGCAACCCTCAGCTGGTCGACCTCCGTAACCGATTTAATCTTGATTTTGATTAG